The nucleotide window ACCCTCGCCGATCTGGATCAGCCAGGCGTCGTAATCGGCGCCAACATAGCCGGCCGCCAGCAGTTCTTCCAGCAGGATGGTGACCTTGACGCCATTGGGCGTGCCCTGCGAATACAACTGCATGGGGTGCTGCCCCACCGGTAGAACCTTATCGTGCGTCGGCCCGGACACCGGCCGGTTGATGCTGGCAAAGCGTCCACCGCTGGGTTTTTCCCATACCCAGACTTTGGGCGGCGTATACGGCTGTTGTTCACTCATGATGGGGTTCCGATATCAGTAATGTGGGGGACGTTCGTCCTGTGCAGTGCGCGAACCGGCGGGACCGTCTCCCCCCTGCTGCTGGCGCAGGTGCAACAGTTCGCGCGCCATGGCTTCAATCTGCTGTTGCTGGCGATATACCAACTGGTTCAGGTGATCCAGCAGGTCTTCTGCTTCAGTGGCTTTCAGTTCGAGGTCGATGAGGCGTTTTTCCAGCACGGCCTGTGCATCCATATTGATGACTCCTAGAGACCACCATTACAGCACAAACTCAGCCCTTGACCAGGAAGTCTCCCAGCAGCCCTGCCACCACCTTGGTCGCCCCTTTCAGATCACTGAGCAACACATGTTCATCAGCCTGTTTGGCCCGCGATTCCAGCACCGTGCGCGGCCCGGCCCCATACATGACGACGGGAATGCCGTGTTCGGCATACAGACGGGCATCGGCATACAACGGCGTGCCGACAGCCGGAATCGCCTCGTCGAATACTGCCAGGGCATGACGCTGCAGGCTGGCGACCAGTTTTTCGTGGCCCGGCAAGGGACGCAGTGGACGCGCCAGCAGCAGGCGGCGGATATCCAGCGTGATGCCCGGCAGGCCATCGACTGCCGCCTGAATGAACTGGCGCACCTGGGCCTCGACCTGGGTGGGATCTTCTTCCGGGATCAGTCGGCGATCCATCTTCAGCACAACGCGGCCAGGCACCACATTGGTATTGGTACCGCCGTCAATCCGACCCACGATCATGGTCGGATTGCTGATGCCATCCAGGGCGGAATGGATCTCATCCAGCGCCGCCGCCTGGCGGTAGATCTCCGTCAGAATGCGGTTGGCCGCCTGCAGGGCATCGTGCCCCGATTTCGGGTCGGACCCATGGGTGGCCTTGCCATTGACGGTGATCTCGAACTGCAGACAACCATTATGTGCAGTCA belongs to Castellaniella sp. and includes:
- a CDS encoding M20/M25/M40 family metallo-hydrolase gives rise to the protein MTASVADQPLQAFLNHWVDAHFDQQLALLQRLVAIPTDTPPGNTAPHAEAVAALLESWGWQVERHAVPESEMQAYGMQSITNLIVRRQYATGGPVIALNAHGDVVPPGEGWTHDPYGGEVADGRLYGRASAVSKSDFTTYLHAVRALEASGAALRGGVELHFTYDEEFGGLKGPGWLLAHGLSKPDYAVCASFSHAVVTAHNGCLQFEITVNGKATHGSDPKSGHDALQAANRILTEIYRQAAALDEIHSALDGISNPTMIVGRIDGGTNTNVVPGRVVLKMDRRLIPEEDPTQVEAQVRQFIQAAVDGLPGITLDIRRLLLARPLRPLPGHEKLVASLQRHALAVFDEAIPAVGTPLYADARLYAEHGIPVVMYGAGPRTVLESRAKQADEHVLLSDLKGATKVVAGLLGDFLVKG
- a CDS encoding SlyX family protein; protein product: MDAQAVLEKRLIDLELKATEAEDLLDHLNQLVYRQQQQIEAMARELLHLRQQQGGDGPAGSRTAQDERPPHY